A single genomic interval of Sander lucioperca isolate FBNREF2018 chromosome 9, SLUC_FBN_1.2, whole genome shotgun sequence harbors:
- the myo9b gene encoding unconventional myosin-IXb isoform X5 — protein MNTTDGAGPPEQDGEVRVVQIYPRLPQDTAAYCPLQISGGDTADAVIHNAVATLGLDASQTYSLLEVRKSSGEERLLETGDCPLERVLLWPPGAQRWHPQSQGHYFILQHQQANNGGNQAESSIEDYDDLCNLQTVTEKSILEALRQRFYKLKIYTYVSNILIAINPNKFLPLYYNPKYVKLYENQPLGKLSPHIFAIADVAFRAMLNRQVNQCIVLSGESGSGKTESRSYLIHCLTALSQKTYSSGLERTILGSGPVLEAFSNAKTAENNNSSRFGMFIQLNYLESGVIRGAVIEKYLLEKCRLVSRDHKERNYHVFYYLLVGASKDEQEEFHLLKPQEYLYLKQEDLHLDDEKLGQEYKRLHQAMEMVGFLSSTKKHIFSILSAILLLGNVTYRLSENTGVLEVGPDEVLSTLSDLLKVKKEQLVKTLTKRRVVTANAIVVSQYTLQVAPTVRESMAKSLYSALFDWIILHINHAMLNRRDMEESVSCLSIGVLDMFGFENLQTNSFEQLCINYTNEKLQYYINQHIFKFEQEDYVSEGITWQNVDYTDNTGCIQLISEKSTGLFNLLDKESNLPKATDETLLDKLKQQHQDNPFFVPSLNTELTFVIQHFAGRVKYHIKDFRQKNTEHMRPEVISLLRSSERSFVHHLVASSPEALFRWGVLRATIRILTVFKILGRQRAKSISARRSSRKTFKERLSSMTLDFSFDRSDETPLDVFEDIFVNYENRKKSRAGRQKQLIPKNLMDLHSLRHIVALAAHDRTSKFIFHPHRQTKPPTVSTQFQASLRKLIETIEKAEPFFIFCVRSNAEKKELHFDDELVLQQIKYTGILQMVNIQKSGYSATYTFKEFVEKFRMLLPKGATVTPGHITELFERMELDKTTYQIGKTKVFLKEKERQLLQDTLNKEVMHHIIILQRWFRTCLMRLHFLQNRDATMIIQRSWREFYEKQNRAATVIQTAWRSSLKTPKHQRETEDDENTAKTRPGRDSSLTKKEFKRQHKVELSPNMTRQRSRSQEKQEGRGSPPPLNRPLSLPLDPKVGSGDSSNSPSKSSSLQRYKDMGGIKKKAERWKERQSEGELTDESSPEIRRRRRDDQKDTFLCKGMSMSVDQLTKISSSGSDSSPSTKEVRARLHKLAKHKRRLAYARSGLMVNFGGSKESEYWSYPLPPISPNVSSLKSSASCEDIRALKSQVKIPAETDGSRFSFPARSPNEFSGQQGSNQPQLTTPDRIWFLGKFLKKRKNSPGHDPPSDKSVTLASYTPPHYQMPNQNSERVGHNPSTRISRATRALHGNSSLEREITDPKELRNLDEFLGNQVNELRSRIKDLSPTESIFLTATMQFRDTIKGMYSLQKPQIGYKDLMKGYQNKVNTLAGSTKTEVSLVVNLFQSVLDGFIRGELKRGESEPAKMTKKRRKKMDTCPDSPLDHLFNTYQVNIMQSCDLCTSYIWGMEKAYMCSACKLICHKKCLTKIITNCMTRCARQVDSIPGSLHFGVQVCVLTSKANPVPKVVELLLMHIELNGLYTEGIYRKSGSTCRARELHQILATDPEGPCLDNYPIHTITGLVKRWLRELPDPLMTFSLYSDFLHAVELPESAERIRAVYQKVDELPPANFNTLERLIFHLVRVAKEEEHNKMSPSSLAIVFAPCILRSPDVDDPFLGMKDVSKTTRCVEILISEQFRRYNEMLQSIQELENAEALAVNQLKLKRQNTVVEKPSELDVPNEMHSDEMERTLINRIKSIKQEKLDLACRLPALEQENSDNENLDSLSSMSSDSLEDIQGSLDSEGQ, from the exons ATGAACACTACAGATGGAGCCGGGCCCCCTGAACAGGATGGAGAGGTCCGTGTTGTGCAGATCTACCCCAGGCTGCCCCAGGACACAGCTGCCTACTGTCCCCTGCAGATCAGTGGAGGGGACACGGCAGATGCAGTCATCCACAATGCCGTGGCCACTCTGGGTCTGGATGCCAGCCAGACATACAGCCTGCTGGAGGTCAGGAAGAGCAGTGGAGAGGAGAGGTTACTGGAGACTGGGGACTGCCCTTTGGAAAGGGTCCTGCTGTGGCCACCCGGGGCACAGAGGTGGCACCCTCAGAGCCAGGGGCACTACTTCATCCTGCAGCACCAGCAAGCCAACAATGGAGGCAACCAAGCAGAAAGCAGCATAGAGGACTATGATGACCTTTGTAACCTCCAAACTGTCACTGAGAAGAGTATTCTGGAAGCTTTACGCCAGCGCTTCTACAAGCTCAAAATCTACACCTACGTCAGCAACATCCTCATCGCCATCAACCCCAATAAGTTCCTGCCTCTTTATTACAATCCCAAGTATGTCAAGTTGTACGAGAACCAGCCACTGGGCAAACTAAGCCCTCATATATTTGCCATAGCAGACGTGGCCTTCCGCGCCATGTTGAACAGGCAGGTTAACCAGTGTATTGTGTTATCTGGTGAGAGTGGCTCAGGGAAGACTGAAAGCCGCAGTTATCTCATCCACTGCCTGACTGCCCTCAGCCAGAAGACGTACTCCAGCGGGCTGGAACGGACCATCCTCGGGTCTGGCCCGGTGCTAGAG GCCTTCAGCAACGCTAAGACTGCAGAGAATAACAACTCCAGTCGCTTTGGGATGTTCATCCAGCTCAACTACCTGGAGAGTGGTGTCATCAGAGG GGCAGTTATTGAGAAGTACCTACTAGAAAAGTGCCGCCTGGTGTCCAGAGATCACAAGGAGAG GAACTACCACGTGTTTTACTATCTGCTGGTGGGTGCGTCCAAAGACGAGCAGGAGGAGTTTCATCTATTAAAGCCACAAGAGTATCTCTACCTCAAGCAG GAAGACCTCCATTTAGATGATGAGAAACTTGGGCAGGAGTACAAGAGGCTCCATCAAGCTATGGAGATGGTTGGCTTCCTGTCCTCCACCAAGAAACA CATATTTTCCATCCTCTCTGCCATCCTGCTACTGGGCAACGTGACATACAGACTGTCAGAGAACACTGGAGTCCTGGAGGTCGGACCTGATGAAGTTTTGTCCACACTGTCTGACCTGCTCAAA gTGAAAAAGGAGCAACTGGTGAAGACTTTGACCAAGAGGAGAGTAGTGACCGCCAACGCCATCGTAGTTTCACAGTACACTCTACAAGTG GCCCCCACAGTGCGGGAGTCCATGGCCAAGTCTTTATACAGTGCTCTGTTTGACTGGATCATCCTTCACATCAATCATGCAATGCTCAACAGACGAGACATGGAGGAGTCCGTCTCT tgtTTGTCCATCGGTGTCCTGGATATGTTTGGATTTGAGAACCTCCAGACAAATAGCTTTGAGCAGCTGTGCATCAACTACACCAATGAGAAACTGCAGTATTACATAAACCAGCACATCTTCAAGTTTGAGCAA GAAGATTATGTGTCAGAGGGCATCACCTGGCAAAACGTCGACTACACTGACAACACTGGCTGCATTCAGCTGATCAGCGAGAAGTCAACCGGACTCTTTAACCTGCTGGATAAGGAGAGCAA CCTTCCTAAGGCCACAGATGAAACCCTGTTGGACAAGTTGAAGCAGCAACATCAGGACAATCCATTCTTTGTACCCTCCTTGAATACAGAGCTGACTTTTGTCATTCAACACTTTGCTGGAAGGGTTAAATACCACATCAAG GATTTCCGgcagaaaaacacagagcaCATGCGTCCTGAAGTCATATCACTTCTACGGAGCAGTGAGCGGTCGTTCGTGCATCACTTGGTTGCATCCAGTCCAGAAGCTCTGTTCAGATGGGGAGTCCTCCGAGCCACCATCCGCATCCTCACAGTATTCAAGATACTGGGACGCCAGAGGGCAAAATCGA TATCTGCCAGACGAAGCTCCCGCAAGACCTTCAAAGAGAGACTGTCCAG CATGACTCTGGATTTCTCCTTTGATCGCTCCGATGAAACGCCTCTTGACGTATTCGAAGACATCTTTGTCAATTATGAAAATAGAAA gaaaagtCGAGCTGGTCGACAGAAGCAGCTCATTCCCAAG AACCTCATGGATTTGCACTCCCTCCGACATATTGTTGCTCTGGCCGCGCATGACCGAACCAGCAAATTCATCTTCCACCCTCATCGGCAGACAAAGCCCCCGACAGTTAGCACTCAGTTTCAG GCCTCACTCAGAAAGCTGATAGAGACAATTGAAAAAGCCGAGCCgttctttattttctgtgttcgCTCCAATGCTGAAAAG aaGGAGCTGCACTTTGATGATGAACTTGTGCTACAGCAAATCAAATACACAGGCATACTGCAGATGGTTAACATCCAGAAGTCTGGCTACAGCGCCACATACACATTCAAG GAATTTGTTGAGAAGTTCAGAATGTTGCTTCCAAAAGGAGCTACGGTAACGCCTGGGCACATAACTGAACTGTTTGAGAGGATGGAGTTGGATAAGACCACCTATCAAATAGGAAAAACCAAG GTGTTCCTcaaggagaaggagaggcaACTGCTCCAAGACACTCTTAACAAAGAAGTGATGCATCACATCATCATCCTGCAGCGCTGGTTCCGTACCTGTCTGATGAGGCTGCACTTCCTGCAAAACAGAGATGCCACTATGATTATACAG AGGAGCTGGCGTGAATTTTACgagaaacaaaacagagctGCTACAGTGATCCAGACAGCATGGAGGAGTTCCCTGAAGACGCCAAAGCACCAACGTGAGACGGAGGATGATGAGAACACGGCCAAGACCCGGCCTGGACGGGACAG CAGTTTGACAAAAAAGGAGTTTAAGAGGCAGCACAAAGTGGAGCTCAGCCCCAACATGACCCGGCAGAGGTCCAGGAGTCAGGAGAAACAAGAGGGCAGAGgatcccctcctcctctcaacAGACCCCTCTCCCTTCCACTGGACCCTAAAGTTGGCAGTGGTGATAGCTCCAACAGCCCCTCTAAGAGCAGCTCGCTTCAGCGCTACAAAGATATGGGGGGCATCAAGAAGAAGGCCGAGAGGTGGAAGGAAAGACAGAGCGAGGGCGAACTGACAGATGAATCAAGTCCAGAAatacgacgacgacgacgagaTGATCAGAAAGATACGTTTCT GTGCAAAGGGATGTCAATGTCTGTTGATCAACTGACCAAGATCAGCTCATCCGGCTCTGATAGCTCACCCTCTACCAAAGAG GTCAGGGCGCGTCTTCACAAGCTGGCCAAACATAAACGGCGCTTAGCCTACGCCCGCAGCGGTTTGATGGTTAACTTTGGGGGCTCCAAGGAAAGTGAGTACTGGAGCTATCCTCTGCCTCCCATCAGCCCAAATGTGTCCAGCCTGAAGAGCTCAGCCAGTTGCGAGGATATCCGGGCCCTCAAATCCCAGGTCAAG ATACCAGCAGAAACTGATGGGTCAAGGTTCAGTTTTCCAGCCAGAAGCCCCAATGAGTTCTCGGGACAACAGGGATCTAACCAACCACAACTCACAACTCCTGACAG GATTTGGTTTCTCGGTAAATTCCTGAAAAAGCGAAAAAATTCCCCGGGCCACGACCCTCCGTCAGATAAATCGG TCACCTTGGCCAGCTACACTCCACCTCACTACCAAATGCCAAACCAGAACAGTGAGAGGGTCGGTCACAACCCGTCCACTCGAATCAGCCGGGCCACACGGGCGTTGCATGGCAACTCGTCTCTGGAGCGTGAGATCACTGACCCCAAAGAGCTGCGAAACCTCGACGAATTCCTCGGCAATCAG GTGAATGAGCTGCGAAGTAGAATAAAAGATCTGTCACCAACAGAGAGCATCTTCCTCACAGCCACCATGCAGTTCAGAGATACCATTAAAGGCATGTACTCTCTCCAG AAGCCCCAAATTGGCTACAAAGATCTGATGAAGGGCTACCAGAACAAAGTGAACACACTAGCAGGGTCGACGAAGACAGAAGTCTCGCTGGTGGTCAACTTGTTTCAGTCTGTGCTGGACGGCTTTATCAGGGGCGAGCTAAAACGAGGGGAGTCTGAACCAGCCAAG ATgacgaagaagaggaggaaaaaaatggaCACTTGT CCTGATAGTCCTCTGGATCACCTGTTCAACACATACCAGGTGAACATTATGCAGTCCTGTGACTTGTGTACCTCCTACATCTGGGGAATGGAGAAAGCCTATATGTGCAGTG cttGCAAGTTAATATGTCACAAGAAATGTCTGACCAAAATCATCACAAATTGCATGACACGATGTGCCAGGCAG GTTGACAGTATACCAGGCTCCCTTCACTTTGgggtgcaggtgtgtgtcctcACCAGTAAAGCCAACCCTGTGCCAAAAGTGGTGGAGTTGTTGCTGATGCACATCGAGCTAAACGGCCTCTACACAGAGGGTATTTACCGCAAGTCGGGCTCAACCTGCCGAGCGAGGGAGCTCCACCAGATTCTGGCGACTG ATCCTGAGGGACCATGTTTAGACAACTATCCCATCCACACCATCACAGGTCTGGTTAAACGTTGGCTCAGAGAGCTGCCGGACCCCCTCATGACCTTTTCCCTCTACAGCGACTTTCTGCATGCCGTGG AACTGCCAGAGAGCGCTGAGAGAATAAGAGCTGTATACCAAAAGGTTGATGAACTTCCTCCTGCTAATTTCAACACGTTAGAGCGGCTCATCTTTCACCTTGTCAG GGTTGCAAAGGAGGAAGAGCACAATAAGATGTCACCAAGCTCTCTTGCTATTGTGTTTGCCCCCTGCATCCTTCGTTCACCTGATGTTGATGACCCCTTCCTTGGTATGAAGGATGTGTCCAAGACTACACG GTGTGTGGAGATCCTGATCTCTGAGCAGTTCAGACGCTACAATGAGATGTTGCAGAGTATCCAGGAGCTGGAAAATGCTGAGGCCCTCGCTGTCAATCAGCTCAAACTGAAGAGACAAAACACG GTTGTTGAAAAGCCTTCAGAGCTGGATGTTCCAAATGAAATGCATTCAGATGAAATGGAGAGGACCCTCATCAATAGGATCAAGTCCATCAAGCAAGAAAA GCTGGACTTGGCCTGCAGGTTACCTGCCCTGGAGCAGGAGAACTCTGACAATGAAAACCTGGACTCATTGTCGTCGATGAGCTCAGACAGTCTAGAGGACATCCAAGGCAGCCTGGACTCGGAAGGTCAGTAG
- the myo9b gene encoding unconventional myosin-IXb isoform X2, whose translation MNTTDGAGPPEQDGEVRVVQIYPRLPQDTAAYCPLQISGGDTADAVIHNAVATLGLDASQTYSLLEVRKSSGEERLLETGDCPLERVLLWPPGAQRWHPQSQGHYFILQHQQANNGGNQAESSIEDYDDLCNLQTVTEKSILEALRQRFYKLKIYTYVSNILIAINPNKFLPLYYNPKYVKLYENQPLGKLSPHIFAIADVAFRAMLNRQVNQCIVLSGESGSGKTESRSYLIHCLTALSQKTYSSGLERTILGSGPVLEAFSNAKTAENNNSSRFGMFIQLNYLESGVIRGAVIEKYLLEKCRLVSRDHKERNYHVFYYLLVGASKDEQEEFHLLKPQEYLYLKQEDLHLDDEKLGQEYKRLHQAMEMVGFLSSTKKHIFSILSAILLLGNVTYRLSENTGVLEVGPDEVLSTLSDLLKVKKEQLVKTLTKRRVVTANAIVVSQYTLQVAPTVRESMAKSLYSALFDWIILHINHAMLNRRDMEESVSCLSIGVLDMFGFENLQTNSFEQLCINYTNEKLQYYINQHIFKFEQEDYVSEGITWQNVDYTDNTGCIQLISEKSTGLFNLLDKESNLPKATDETLLDKLKQQHQDNPFFVPSLNTELTFVIQHFAGRVKYHIKDFRQKNTEHMRPEVISLLRSSERSFVHHLVASSPEALFRWGVLRATIRILTVFKILGRQRAKSISARRSSRKTFKERLSSMTLDFSFDRSDETPLDVFEDIFVNYENRKKSRAGRQKQLIPKNLMDLHSLRHIVALAAHDRTSKFIFHPHRQTKPPTVSTQFQASLRKLIETIEKAEPFFIFCVRSNAEKKELHFDDELVLQQIKYTGILQMVNIQKSGYSATYTFKEFVEKFRMLLPKGATVTPGHITELFERMELDKTTYQIGKTKVFLKEKERQLLQDTLNKEVMHHIIILQRWFRTCLMRLHFLQNRDATMIIQRSWREFYEKQNRAATVIQTAWRSSLKTPKHQRETEDDENTAKTRPGRDSLTKKEFKRQHKVELSPNMTRQRSRSQEKQEGRGSPPPLNRPLSLPLDPKVGSGDSSNSPSKSSSLQRYKDMGGIKKKAERWKERQSEGELTDESSPEIRRRRRDDQKDTFLCKGMSMSVDQLTKISSSGSDSSPSTKEVRARLHKLAKHKRRLAYARSGLMVNFGGSKESEYWSYPLPPISPNVSSLKSSASCEDIRALKSQVKIPAETDGSRFSFPARSPNEFSGQQGSNQPQLTTPDRIWFLGKFLKKRKNSPGHDPPSDKSVTLASYTPPHYQMPNQNSERVGHNPSTRISRATRALHGNSSLEREITDPKELRNLDEFLGNQVNELRSRIKDLSPTESIFLTATMQFRDTIKGMYSLQKPQIGYKDLMKGYQNKVNTLAGSTKTEVSLVVNLFQSVLDGFIRGELKRGESEPAKMTKKRRKKMDTCPDSPLDHLFNTYQVNIMQSCDLCTSYIWGMEKAYMCSACKLICHKKCLTKIITNCMTRCARQVDSIPGSLHFGVQVCVLTSKANPVPKVVELLLMHIELNGLYTEGIYRKSGSTCRARELHQILATDPEGPCLDNYPIHTITGLVKRWLRELPDPLMTFSLYSDFLHAVELPESAERIRAVYQKVDELPPANFNTLERLIFHLVRVAKEEEHNKMSPSSLAIVFAPCILRSPDVDDPFLGMKDVSKTTRCVEILISEQFRRYNEMLQSIQELENAEALAVNQLKLKRQNTVVEKPSELDVPNEMHSDEMERTLINRIKSIKQEKLDLACRLPALEQENSDNENLDSLSSMSSDSLEDIQGSLDSEVSGKMTMWLKTQKPDCPSKPPDLAERVRSLVAETDDVQREFAPRQKTDVTQSMCFLPSQDPSPTGKPQITSKTSNGTFDDLKIPYIDEDEDLTCT comes from the exons ATGAACACTACAGATGGAGCCGGGCCCCCTGAACAGGATGGAGAGGTCCGTGTTGTGCAGATCTACCCCAGGCTGCCCCAGGACACAGCTGCCTACTGTCCCCTGCAGATCAGTGGAGGGGACACGGCAGATGCAGTCATCCACAATGCCGTGGCCACTCTGGGTCTGGATGCCAGCCAGACATACAGCCTGCTGGAGGTCAGGAAGAGCAGTGGAGAGGAGAGGTTACTGGAGACTGGGGACTGCCCTTTGGAAAGGGTCCTGCTGTGGCCACCCGGGGCACAGAGGTGGCACCCTCAGAGCCAGGGGCACTACTTCATCCTGCAGCACCAGCAAGCCAACAATGGAGGCAACCAAGCAGAAAGCAGCATAGAGGACTATGATGACCTTTGTAACCTCCAAACTGTCACTGAGAAGAGTATTCTGGAAGCTTTACGCCAGCGCTTCTACAAGCTCAAAATCTACACCTACGTCAGCAACATCCTCATCGCCATCAACCCCAATAAGTTCCTGCCTCTTTATTACAATCCCAAGTATGTCAAGTTGTACGAGAACCAGCCACTGGGCAAACTAAGCCCTCATATATTTGCCATAGCAGACGTGGCCTTCCGCGCCATGTTGAACAGGCAGGTTAACCAGTGTATTGTGTTATCTGGTGAGAGTGGCTCAGGGAAGACTGAAAGCCGCAGTTATCTCATCCACTGCCTGACTGCCCTCAGCCAGAAGACGTACTCCAGCGGGCTGGAACGGACCATCCTCGGGTCTGGCCCGGTGCTAGAG GCCTTCAGCAACGCTAAGACTGCAGAGAATAACAACTCCAGTCGCTTTGGGATGTTCATCCAGCTCAACTACCTGGAGAGTGGTGTCATCAGAGG GGCAGTTATTGAGAAGTACCTACTAGAAAAGTGCCGCCTGGTGTCCAGAGATCACAAGGAGAG GAACTACCACGTGTTTTACTATCTGCTGGTGGGTGCGTCCAAAGACGAGCAGGAGGAGTTTCATCTATTAAAGCCACAAGAGTATCTCTACCTCAAGCAG GAAGACCTCCATTTAGATGATGAGAAACTTGGGCAGGAGTACAAGAGGCTCCATCAAGCTATGGAGATGGTTGGCTTCCTGTCCTCCACCAAGAAACA CATATTTTCCATCCTCTCTGCCATCCTGCTACTGGGCAACGTGACATACAGACTGTCAGAGAACACTGGAGTCCTGGAGGTCGGACCTGATGAAGTTTTGTCCACACTGTCTGACCTGCTCAAA gTGAAAAAGGAGCAACTGGTGAAGACTTTGACCAAGAGGAGAGTAGTGACCGCCAACGCCATCGTAGTTTCACAGTACACTCTACAAGTG GCCCCCACAGTGCGGGAGTCCATGGCCAAGTCTTTATACAGTGCTCTGTTTGACTGGATCATCCTTCACATCAATCATGCAATGCTCAACAGACGAGACATGGAGGAGTCCGTCTCT tgtTTGTCCATCGGTGTCCTGGATATGTTTGGATTTGAGAACCTCCAGACAAATAGCTTTGAGCAGCTGTGCATCAACTACACCAATGAGAAACTGCAGTATTACATAAACCAGCACATCTTCAAGTTTGAGCAA GAAGATTATGTGTCAGAGGGCATCACCTGGCAAAACGTCGACTACACTGACAACACTGGCTGCATTCAGCTGATCAGCGAGAAGTCAACCGGACTCTTTAACCTGCTGGATAAGGAGAGCAA CCTTCCTAAGGCCACAGATGAAACCCTGTTGGACAAGTTGAAGCAGCAACATCAGGACAATCCATTCTTTGTACCCTCCTTGAATACAGAGCTGACTTTTGTCATTCAACACTTTGCTGGAAGGGTTAAATACCACATCAAG GATTTCCGgcagaaaaacacagagcaCATGCGTCCTGAAGTCATATCACTTCTACGGAGCAGTGAGCGGTCGTTCGTGCATCACTTGGTTGCATCCAGTCCAGAAGCTCTGTTCAGATGGGGAGTCCTCCGAGCCACCATCCGCATCCTCACAGTATTCAAGATACTGGGACGCCAGAGGGCAAAATCGA TATCTGCCAGACGAAGCTCCCGCAAGACCTTCAAAGAGAGACTGTCCAG CATGACTCTGGATTTCTCCTTTGATCGCTCCGATGAAACGCCTCTTGACGTATTCGAAGACATCTTTGTCAATTATGAAAATAGAAA gaaaagtCGAGCTGGTCGACAGAAGCAGCTCATTCCCAAG AACCTCATGGATTTGCACTCCCTCCGACATATTGTTGCTCTGGCCGCGCATGACCGAACCAGCAAATTCATCTTCCACCCTCATCGGCAGACAAAGCCCCCGACAGTTAGCACTCAGTTTCAG GCCTCACTCAGAAAGCTGATAGAGACAATTGAAAAAGCCGAGCCgttctttattttctgtgttcgCTCCAATGCTGAAAAG aaGGAGCTGCACTTTGATGATGAACTTGTGCTACAGCAAATCAAATACACAGGCATACTGCAGATGGTTAACATCCAGAAGTCTGGCTACAGCGCCACATACACATTCAAG GAATTTGTTGAGAAGTTCAGAATGTTGCTTCCAAAAGGAGCTACGGTAACGCCTGGGCACATAACTGAACTGTTTGAGAGGATGGAGTTGGATAAGACCACCTATCAAATAGGAAAAACCAAG GTGTTCCTcaaggagaaggagaggcaACTGCTCCAAGACACTCTTAACAAAGAAGTGATGCATCACATCATCATCCTGCAGCGCTGGTTCCGTACCTGTCTGATGAGGCTGCACTTCCTGCAAAACAGAGATGCCACTATGATTATACAG AGGAGCTGGCGTGAATTTTACgagaaacaaaacagagctGCTACAGTGATCCAGACAGCATGGAGGAGTTCCCTGAAGACGCCAAAGCACCAACGTGAGACGGAGGATGATGAGAACACGGCCAAGACCCGGCCTGGACGGGACAG TTTGACAAAAAAGGAGTTTAAGAGGCAGCACAAAGTGGAGCTCAGCCCCAACATGACCCGGCAGAGGTCCAGGAGTCAGGAGAAACAAGAGGGCAGAGgatcccctcctcctctcaacAGACCCCTCTCCCTTCCACTGGACCCTAAAGTTGGCAGTGGTGATAGCTCCAACAGCCCCTCTAAGAGCAGCTCGCTTCAGCGCTACAAAGATATGGGGGGCATCAAGAAGAAGGCCGAGAGGTGGAAGGAAAGACAGAGCGAGGGCGAACTGACAGATGAATCAAGTCCAGAAatacgacgacgacgacgagaTGATCAGAAAGATACGTTTCT GTGCAAAGGGATGTCAATGTCTGTTGATCAACTGACCAAGATCAGCTCATCCGGCTCTGATAGCTCACCCTCTACCAAAGAG GTCAGGGCGCGTCTTCACAAGCTGGCCAAACATAAACGGCGCTTAGCCTACGCCCGCAGCGGTTTGATGGTTAACTTTGGGGGCTCCAAGGAAAGTGAGTACTGGAGCTATCCTCTGCCTCCCATCAGCCCAAATGTGTCCAGCCTGAAGAGCTCAGCCAGTTGCGAGGATATCCGGGCCCTCAAATCCCAGGTCAAG ATACCAGCAGAAACTGATGGGTCAAGGTTCAGTTTTCCAGCCAGAAGCCCCAATGAGTTCTCGGGACAACAGGGATCTAACCAACCACAACTCACAACTCCTGACAG GATTTGGTTTCTCGGTAAATTCCTGAAAAAGCGAAAAAATTCCCCGGGCCACGACCCTCCGTCAGATAAATCGG TCACCTTGGCCAGCTACACTCCACCTCACTACCAAATGCCAAACCAGAACAGTGAGAGGGTCGGTCACAACCCGTCCACTCGAATCAGCCGGGCCACACGGGCGTTGCATGGCAACTCGTCTCTGGAGCGTGAGATCACTGACCCCAAAGAGCTGCGAAACCTCGACGAATTCCTCGGCAATCAG GTGAATGAGCTGCGAAGTAGAATAAAAGATCTGTCACCAACAGAGAGCATCTTCCTCACAGCCACCATGCAGTTCAGAGATACCATTAAAGGCATGTACTCTCTCCAG AAGCCCCAAATTGGCTACAAAGATCTGATGAAGGGCTACCAGAACAAAGTGAACACACTAGCAGGGTCGACGAAGACAGAAGTCTCGCTGGTGGTCAACTTGTTTCAGTCTGTGCTGGACGGCTTTATCAGGGGCGAGCTAAAACGAGGGGAGTCTGAACCAGCCAAG ATgacgaagaagaggaggaaaaaaatggaCACTTGT CCTGATAGTCCTCTGGATCACCTGTTCAACACATACCAGGTGAACATTATGCAGTCCTGTGACTTGTGTACCTCCTACATCTGGGGAATGGAGAAAGCCTATATGTGCAGTG cttGCAAGTTAATATGTCACAAGAAATGTCTGACCAAAATCATCACAAATTGCATGACACGATGTGCCAGGCAG GTTGACAGTATACCAGGCTCCCTTCACTTTGgggtgcaggtgtgtgtcctcACCAGTAAAGCCAACCCTGTGCCAAAAGTGGTGGAGTTGTTGCTGATGCACATCGAGCTAAACGGCCTCTACACAGAGGGTATTTACCGCAAGTCGGGCTCAACCTGCCGAGCGAGGGAGCTCCACCAGATTCTGGCGACTG ATCCTGAGGGACCATGTTTAGACAACTATCCCATCCACACCATCACAGGTCTGGTTAAACGTTGGCTCAGAGAGCTGCCGGACCCCCTCATGACCTTTTCCCTCTACAGCGACTTTCTGCATGCCGTGG AACTGCCAGAGAGCGCTGAGAGAATAAGAGCTGTATACCAAAAGGTTGATGAACTTCCTCCTGCTAATTTCAACACGTTAGAGCGGCTCATCTTTCACCTTGTCAG GGTTGCAAAGGAGGAAGAGCACAATAAGATGTCACCAAGCTCTCTTGCTATTGTGTTTGCCCCCTGCATCCTTCGTTCACCTGATGTTGATGACCCCTTCCTTGGTATGAAGGATGTGTCCAAGACTACACG GTGTGTGGAGATCCTGATCTCTGAGCAGTTCAGACGCTACAATGAGATGTTGCAGAGTATCCAGGAGCTGGAAAATGCTGAGGCCCTCGCTGTCAATCAGCTCAAACTGAAGAGACAAAACACG GTTGTTGAAAAGCCTTCAGAGCTGGATGTTCCAAATGAAATGCATTCAGATGAAATGGAGAGGACCCTCATCAATAGGATCAAGTCCATCAAGCAAGAAAA GCTGGACTTGGCCTGCAGGTTACCTGCCCTGGAGCAGGAGAACTCTGACAATGAAAACCTGGACTCATTGTCGTCGATGAGCTCAGACAGTCTAGAGGACATCCAAGGCAGCCTGGACTCGGAAG TATCAGGAAAGATGACCATGTGGTTGAAAACCCAGAAACCCGACTGCCCATCTAAACCTCCTGACCTGGCTGAGAGAGTCAGAAGTCTGGTGGCTGAGACCGATGATGTACAGAGAGAGTTCGCACCAAGACAAAAAACAGATGTCACCCAATCCATGTGCTTCCTGCCCAGCCAAGACCCCTCCCCAACCGGCAAGCCCCAGATCACCAGCAAGACTTCCAATGGGACATTTGACGACCTGAAAATCCCTTACATTGATGAGGATGAAGATCTAACCTGCACATAA